The Buteo buteo chromosome 3, bButBut1.hap1.1, whole genome shotgun sequence genome has a window encoding:
- the GPR20 gene encoding G-protein coupled receptor 20 encodes MPTSSTQLPALDSINSTQQANSSTYLFSKFIHPDNELYTEFYSLWIALMVVNAIIFLVGVVLNSLALYVFCFRTKTKTTSVIYTINLIVTDLLVGFSLPVRIIMFYSAGDCLNCSLVHIFGYFVNMYCSILFLTCICVDRYLAIVQAEASRKWRNPTCAKGICVFIWIFATVVTFSILTMAIQFAACCLSKILVLMVCEYFFPLIIIIFFTTRIMCALSKPSLMHQSRERRMRAVQLLITVLIIFMICFTPFHVRQVAISVNPDMPHYVSLLVYHVTVTLSSLNSCMDPIVYCFVTNNFQSTMKNIFRKTEPEQTNVDILGMNKNSKGSNAITAFSNTIGSPVSLPSPSSVQI; translated from the coding sequence ATGCCGACCTCCTCCACCCAGCTGCCAGCCCTTGACTCTATCAACTCCACCCAGCAAGCCAACTCCAGCACCTACTTGTTCTCCAAGTTCATCCACCCTGACAACGAACTGTACACAGAATTTTACAGCCTGTGGATTGCCCTGATGGTAGTCAATGCCATCATTTTCCTGGTGGGTGTTGTGCTAAACAGCTTGGCGCTGTACGTCTTCTGCTTCCGTACCAAGACAAAAACCACCTCTGTTATTTACACCATCAACCTGATTGTTACTGATCTCTTGGTGGGCTTTTCCTTGCCTGTCCGGATCATCATGTTCTACAGTGCAGGGGACTGCCTGAATTGTTCCTTGGTTCATATCTTTGGCTACTTTGTCAACATGTACTGCAGCATCCTCTTCTTGACATGCATCTGCGTTGACCGTTATCTGGCAATCGTACAGGCAGAGGCCTCACGTAAATGGAGGAACCCCACCTGTGCCAAGGGGATCTGCGTCTTCATTTGGATCTTTGCCACTGTGGTGACTTTCTCCATTCTGACCATGGCAATACAGTTTGCTGCATGCTGTCTCTCAAAAATTCTGGTCCTGATGGTCTGTGAGTACTTCTTCCCCCTCATCATAATCATCTTCTTCACCACCAGGATTATGTGTGCTCTGTCCAAGCCTAGCCTCATGCACCAGAGTCGGGAGAGGAGAATGAGGGCTGTGCAACTCCTCATCACCGTCCTCATCATCTTCATGATCTGCTTCACTCCTTTTCACGTGCGACAGGTAGCAATCTCCGTCAACCCAGACATGCCCCATTATGTCAGCCTCCTCGTCTACCATGTGACAGTGACTCTGAGTAGCCTCAACAGCTGCATGGACCCCATTGTCTACTGCTTTGTCACCAATAACTTCCAGTCAACCATGAAAAACATCTTCAGGAAAACCGAGCCAGAGCAAACCAATGTGGACATCCTGGGTATGAACAAGAACTCCAAGGGCTCCAATGCAATCACTGCCTTCTCAAACACAATAGGAAGCCCTGTGAGCTTGCCATCACCAAGCAGTGTCCAGATATAA